From Candidatus Bathyarchaeota archaeon, one genomic window encodes:
- the nrdR gene encoding transcriptional regulator NrdR gives MRCPYCNSEESKTLETRDSPENTTRRRKECITCGKRYTTYEYLETIELMVRKKDGQLQRFDVNKIIRGLQKACEKRPVTMSQITELAEQVRQDLMLKGTQEVASRDIGDLIMKRLKAVDRIAYIRFASVYKEFEEPEDFRRLLSEVKKQ, from the coding sequence ATGAGATGCCCCTACTGCAACTCTGAAGAATCAAAAACCCTCGAAACCCGAGACTCCCCCGAGAACACCACCCGCAGACGCAAAGAATGCATAACCTGCGGAAAACGCTACACCACCTACGAATACCTCGAAACCATCGAACTCATGGTCCGCAAAAAAGACGGGCAACTACAACGCTTCGACGTCAACAAAATCATACGTGGGCTCCAGAAAGCATGCGAAAAACGCCCAGTAACCATGAGTCAAATCACCGAACTAGCTGAACAAGTCCGACAAGACCTCATGCTTAAAGGCACACAAGAAGTTGCGTCCAGAGACATCGGCGATTTAATCATGAAGCGCTTAAAAGCCGTGGACCGCATCGCCTACATTCGATTCGCTTCAGTTTACAAAGAGTTTGAAGAGCCTGAAGATTTCAGGCGGTTACTTTCGGAAGTGAAGAAACAATGA